The window GGGCCGGTGCAGGTCCCTGGGACACACCGTGGGGACACCTCTGGTGCTCCAGCTgacatcccagctctgctcccagcctgtaCAATAgcagagattttctttttctctaattttctttttatttgatcTTGCTTTTTGTATTCTGTACCGTGATCCTCGGCCCACAACCCATGTGATTTCTATACCGATGTTGTAAACTTGACTGTAGCGCAGTATTTCCATTAAAACATCAGGGCTGAGCATCGTGTACAgattcttccttccctcctgatGATAATGACATTTTGGGGCGATTTGGAGGCAAATCAGGACCTGGAGAGGAGGGTGCAGGATTGCTTAGGCTGAGGGATAGCCATGAAAGGgttctgccttctcctcacTCGGGGAGCACTCAGGGTGGGTAAGAATCTTCTCCCAAACTCGACAGGCAAACGCACCCTCCCCAGAAGCATCAGAGACTCAACTGTGGTCACAAATAGCTCTCAGCAGAAACGAGAAAGAAACTTTGTTCCCTCATGAACTCCCTTAGGGTTTCTGTGCAGGCACCTCCAAGCACCCACCACGGAACAAGATCATCATCTCACGTCTTCACCAGGGAGAGCTTGAACATCCACACAAATAACTCTGAGACACGAGCTCCAGCCCTACCAGGGGCACAGCACCACCGAAACCTGCTACTCACGGAGGCCCGAAAGACTCTCCACTGGAGCCGGCCCGAATTCCTGCACAGCAGCCTCCTCGTACGCCGCGGAGTCTGCAAGGACGAGAgctggaagggaggagggagatcCCCGGGACCGCCCCGATCGGCAGAGGGACGGGCGGGCGGGCTCCGGGCGGGCTCCGGGCGGGCTCCGGGCGGGCTCCGGGCGGGCTCCGGGCGGGCTCCGGGCGGGCTCCGGGCGGGCTCCGGGCGGGCTCCGGGCGGGCTCCGGGCGGGCTCCGGGCGGGCTCCGGGCGGGCTCCGGGCGGGCTCCGGGCGGGCTCCGGGCGGGCTCCGGGCGGGCTCCGGGCGGGCTCCGGGGCTGCGcctgcgcggggcggggcggggctcGGCCGCCGCCATGGCCGCGATCAAGCACCGGCGGACGGCCCTGGAGCGAGTGGAGAAGTTCCTCTCCGACACCTACTTCACCGACTGCAACCTGCGGGGCAGGTGGGCTCCGGGCGGGGGCACTCTCCGGGACACCCCCGCCATGCTGGGACGAGCTGCGGTGTCTCCCCTCGGGGTGGGGATGCTGCCCCGGGGCGCTGCCCCGTGTGTGAGGGGGCTCGGGGAGCTCGGGGGACTCAGGCGGAGGGGAAAaacctcacacacacacacacataaacacacacacacacataaacacacacacataaacacacacacataaacacacacataaacacacacataaacacacCCTCTCCTTAGTGGGCATGGAGCGCTGCCTCGGGGCTCCACGACacagcccctcagcccccccagccctcccctggCCACTCGGGGCCAACGGGGCGCTTTATTACTCAGTGATGTGTTCATATTATTGAGGGTGTTGGGTGGTGGTAGGGCGATCCAGCCATGCTGTGAAAGCTCTCTGTACCACCCCTGGGCTAATCCACGAGGGACTGATCTTACTCCATCTCCAAGCACAGGCTTTTTGGGGACCGCTGTCCACCCGCATCGCTCTCGTACTTCCAGACTCCGCGGCGCATCCCGTACGAGGAGGCTGCTGTGCAGGAATTCAGGCCAACTCAAGTGGGAGAGTCTTTTGGGCCCACGTGAGTAGCAGGTTTTGGCGGTGCTGTGTCCCTGGTAGGGTTGGAGCTCGTGTCTCAGAGTTATTTGTGTGGGTTAGTCCTCACAAGTTCTCCCTGGTGAAGACGTGAGATGATGATCTTGTTCCGTGATGGGTGCTTGGAGGTGCCTGCCCAGGAACTCCTAAGAGAGATTTCCTGAGGGAACTGACAAGTTTCTTTCTGAGAGCTCCTTTTGACCACAGCTGTGTCTCTGATGCTTCTGGGGAGGATGTGTTTGCTTATCAGGTTTGGGAGAAGATTCTTTTCCCAGCAGTGGTCAGACAAGATGCCACTGACAGTTTCTCTGGGGTTCCAGAAGGGCACAGGTTAAATCAGGTGTGTCTGTGGACAGGCAGCATCCTTATGTGTGAATCCCATCAAACTCATGGGCTGTCCCCACAGTTTGGGGATGATGGTTTTTCCATGGAGGGCTCTGAGGAAGCTTTCCCTCGGGAAAAGGTCACACATGGACTGAGCCTGCTGCTTGCTCTCTTCCAGATGGGAGACGTGCTGGTTTAAGGTGGAGCTGAGCATCCCCCTGGCGTGGGCAGGGCAGGAAGTGCACTTTGTCTGGGAGAGTGATGGAGAGGGCATGGTGTGGAGAGAtgcccagcctgtccaggtATGGAGACACAGAtcagggctgtgccaggtgcCCTGCTGTGTGCAGAGTGGTGACTTTGGCACTCCTGCCATGTTCTGTGCACGGGTCacagtgctgctggggcagcaaCAGCTTCTGTTCCTGCTCTTGTCCCAGCAATTATCCCACAGCACGTGGGACCAGCCTCTCTGTCCAGCTGGACTTTGGGGTATCTCATCGTGCCCATCCAGCCTCTGCTGACATGTGCTGAATGTGCCACCTTCCTGTGCAGGGATTGACTAAGGAAGGTGAGAAGACCAGCTACATCCTGACAAGAAGCCTGAAAGAGTCAGAGCCCCACAGGTGGGTGGTCAGCCGAGCCAGAGCCCCGCTCTGCTAGGGCAGCTTGGTGTTGTTGGAAGCCAAGAGGCCGAGGACAGCACATCCTTGTCTGTGTCCTGGTGCTTGTGACCTGCTCCCTGATGGTTCCCTCTTGTCCCCACAGCCTGACTCTGTACGTGGAGCTGGCCTGCAATGGGCTTTTTGGAGCTGGCAAAGGCAGCATGATCGCCCCTCCGGACCCAGACAGGAGGGTTACCCTGAGCAAAGCTGAGCTGGTTGTCTTCAACAGAGATGTCTATGAACTGCTGGTGGATCTGGAAATACTGCTGGACATGGCTCAGGTCTGGGAgctcctcttcccttccttcaCCTTTTCCTCAACTTCACTGaatctcctcctcctgctgttcAATCACTTGACACCTTGGAGGAGAAAATgtttgctgcttctgctttagcaCAGTTGTCTGGGTTTGATGAcctttgtgggtcccttccaactcaggatattctagAGCAGGAGAAAACTGAACTGAGTGAAGCCACAGgtgttttttcttccactttctGCTCCAAAGCAGGATGTGTTAACCATGGTCCCCTGGAATGGGCATATGTGGAACCTGGATTTGGAAGGCATGTAAGAAAAAGCATAAGGCTGTGCTTGTGAAGCAGAGACATGGTGTTTACCTGTTATGAGTGCCTGAGATAGATGTTGAAAGGAGGCAGCAAGTTCTCCTGGAATGGCAGGTGACATCTGAGCTGATACAGTAGCCAGAGACATACTTCTATCCCTCTCAACCCCAGCTCCTCGGGGAGGAAAACCAGAGGAGTTTCCAGGCACTGTACACTGCCAACCAGATGGTCAACGTGTGTGATGTGACGGACCGCTCCACCCTTCCTGCTGCACGTGACCTGGCTGCAGCCATCTTCAGCCAGAGGAACGGCGAGAGCCAGCACACCATCCATGCCATGGGACACTGCCACATCGACTCTggtgagagcagcacagctctccctctcctctcacTTGGAGGCCAGGGTGTGCTGGGCTCTAGGCACAGGATACCACACCTTGAGAGAAGGGAATGGGACCTCTTGATGCCACATAACTGGTTTGTCACTGGGGCAATGTGGGGAATGTGGGTCTGGCCCTTTGGAGCACTGATAGGACTGGGGATAAGGGATGAATTACACTCTGCTGTCCTATTGGGCTTCACCCCTTGATTTTCCATCTTAGGAGGGGTTTCAGAGAGGCTTCAGCTCCATGAGGAGCATTGTGTTAGGTAATAACTGtggtggggctgtgcctgtccctgcagcctggctgtggcCGTATGAGGAGACCATCCGTAAGTGTGCCCGGAGCTGGGTCACCGTGGTCCATCTGATGGAGCACAATCCAGAGCTCACCTTCGCCTGCTCCCAGGTGAGTGACCTCCCTCTGGACACCTCTGTGGCATGTTGCTTCTCCAGCAAAAGGAGATGGGGGGATGTAACCAACCAGAAGTGTGGCAGAAGGAAGGGACGGGGTGTGGGGCGAGCTGAGGCTGATCCGTGTGCTCTGGCAGGCGCAGCAGTTTGAGTGGGTGAGGAGCTGCTACCCTGGGCTCTATGCACGCATTCAGGACTTTGTGGCCAAGGGACAGTTCATTCCTGTTGGAGGCACCTGGGTGGAAATGGTGAGTAGCATGAGCCTGGCTTGCCACATCCTCCTTGTGCATTCCTCTGGGACCAGGCCTGACACTgcaggggagagcagagcctTTGCTGAGCCTGTCTGGTTGGCCATGGTCTCCAGGCTTAGGAACCACGGCTGTCTGAAGTGTCCAGCCTAGCAAAAATACAATCCTCCCAGATCATTCCCTGAGAAAGGAGCTTTGGACTCCCTCGTGtgttcctcctttttccctctgctgagcCCTGTTGAGGTTATCCCCACGATCTGCCAGGTCAGGGGGTGTTATACAAGATCTCTCTTTCCCTGGTGCCTGGCTTTCCTCATGGATCCCCGTGCCTTCCCCCCAGGATGGGAACCTGCCCAGCGGGGAGTCCATGGTGCGGCAGTTTCTCCAGGGACAGAGGTTCTTCCAGGAGCAGTTTGGTCGGATCTGCTCGGAGGTGCTTGTTCTTTTCCATCTCCCCTTCCTTGCCCGCCATCTCCTTGTGCCCATTGCTCTTTGTGAGGTTGGGCTGACCTGTGTGtgtccctctgctcctgtcATCTGTGCTCCCAGTTCTGGCTGCCGGACACGTTTGGATACTCAGcccagctgccccagctgaTGCGTGGCTGTGGGATCCAGCGCTTCCTCACACAGAAGCTCAGCTGGAACCTGGTGAACTCCTTCCCAGTGAGCTATGCTTGTCTTCTCcccaggggatggatggatgggtgggtGGGTGCTAGAGTcttctgcagggctggacctGTTGGTTCCACAGGTCTTCAGCTAAGACAGGCTCTGCTTCCAGAAGCCACTAGATTTTGGTGGTAGTGCTGTCCTGTCAGGCTTCAGGAGAGAGGAAGGACATGATTAGAGATCCCAGCCAGGCCCCTGGCCTAGATATTCCTTCTGCTTCCAGATGGGAAGCTGTGACTTGTATGCAGGTCCAACAGATAGCAAATCCAGCCCCTGTCCTTGTGGCATTCCCTGTTCTTGTCCCCTCTTTGAGCTGATCCAGCAGGGCATCCTGCACCTCCCTGCAGAGAAAGTGAAGGCCCCGTTTGAATCCTGAAGAGGCTTTGAAATGCCCTTGTGCaccacattttcctttctctcccctcCAGCATCACACCTTTTTCTGGGAAGGCATTGACGGTTCCCAAGTCCTGACCCATTTCCCCCCTGGTGATTCCTATGGGATGCATGGGCGAGTGGAGGAGGTGAGTGAGGTTGCCTGACCTGCATGGGAAGGACAGTGCCAGCCCCTTGAGGCCAGATGTGAGGCTCAGTGAGAGGGcactgcctgggcagggagTGGGATGTCTTGGACAAAGGATCTTGGGGTGCCTGACTCCAAGATGTTCCTGTGCCTGATTTGGGCACTTTGGGCCAGGGAAGAGGAGCAAGACTGGGCTTTGCACTCTGAAGACTGACCTGGCTTTCTTGtatggagctggggctggatgcCAGGGGATTGCAGCTGCCCAAAAATCCCTTCAGATGCTGAAAACAGTGAAGAACAACAAGGACAAAGGCCGTGTGAACCACAGCGCATTCCTCTTCGGCTTTGGGGATGGAGGAGGGGGACCCACGCAGAAGATGCTGGATAGGATGAAAAGAATGAGGAACACAGATGGGCTGCCCAGGTGAGAGGAGAGCTCCCATCCTCTCTCCTGGCAGGGGCATTTGCTTTGAGCCAGGCCCAGCCTTTGGCAGTGccaaaagaaagggagaaggacAGGGAGATGGGCAGGTACAAGGGGTGGATTTCATGGGGATGGAATCTCTCCATCACCAAGAGCTGTAAGAACAGGTCCACAGGGCAGCCATGGACTGCTTGTGACCCCTCAGGAGAGCTGTGGGGAGAatgggcagcacagcagctgtgcctggcagCCACCACCTGCCTGGAGACTGTCCACAGGAGAGGGATGGGGtcacagaggagcaggagaggggtGGGAGAAGGATGAGGGGATTACTCTGCATGGTTGTGTTGCAGTTTCCTGAGGCCTGTCACCTTTCCAGCTGGGTGCACCATTAGCCATGTCACAAGCTTCTCCCTTTCACACTGCCTGTGTGTCTGTCCCACAGAGTGCAGATCTCTACTCCCAACCAGCTCTTTTCTGTCTTGGAGAAGGAGTCATCCCAGCTGTGCACCTGGGTGGGAGAGCTCTTCCTGGAGCTGCACAATGGCACCTACACCACCCAGGCCCAGGTGAGGATCCCACTCCCAGGCAAGGGGGCCATGCCAAGCCCTGACATCTGCAAGCACCCAGCCCTCCTGCACTGGAGCTGGGATTCTGGTGTGAGAGATCCACTCCCAGCTATCCATTTCCTTCTGTCCTTAATTGGCACCAGATAAAGAAGGGGAATCGGGAATGTGAGCGGATTCTCCATGACGTGGAAGTGCTCAGCACCCTGGCTGTGGCTCAGGATAGAGCATTCCAGTAccctgccagccagctccagcgGCTCTGGAGGTGAGGGAGTGCAGGGGCACTGGTGGTACTGGGGGAGAGTTCAGATCACAGCCCCTGCCATAAACTGAGCAGGAATCTACCTGGAAAGAATTTGCTGCTTTGCTTGATTCTCCTGCTGAAAGATAACTCCAAAccttctctgctctgctgtctgGAAGCTCCATTTCCTACCAAAGTTTATTCCTGCCCAGTTTTGGCTTGTTTGAGCTTGTCCAACAACATATCTCGTAGCCCTGAGGGGTACAAACAAATAGCTCTTGCTGCCCGTGGTTGTGGTTTACTGAGATGACAGCTGGCAAGCCCTGACATAAAGGGGTTTAAAGGATGCTGTGGAAAAAATCCTGTTCTCTCGAGTGTTGGGTAATGGGGGAATAAGAACAGTTATTAAGTTTGTCTCTCTTGCAAACAGGGCTTTTGTTTGAGACAAGAGCTTGTTCTAAACCAGGGCAAATCCGGTGCTCTCCGCCACTTTCTTCCCTGGTTTCTGCTCTCTGTTTTAGGTTATTGCTGCTCAACCAGTTCCACGATGTGCTGCCAGGCAGCTGTATCCAGCTGGTGGTTGAGGATGCCCTGCAATACTACACAGGTGAGCAGGGAGTTTGGCTGGGAGGGCACTCACCTGTGGGAGCAGGTCCTGCCTGGTGGGGCTGCAGAGGTTCCAACCCTGGACAGCCTCGGCAGGCAGGTCTGAAACAGCATAAAATTATCAGGGGAGCCAAGGGATTGAGAACCATCCCAATTTATTGACTTTTCTGCTTGCTGCTGGCATGCCATAGATGCTCACCAAGGTTTGTTTCTGCCTGCCCAGGGGTGCTTTGTTAACCAGAATTTTCCAGCTGAGCTGGCACAGCTCATTGTAATCTTGTAATAACAAAGTTCATAATAATTATACACTTGAATTACTTACTAAtagataataataattaatgatAATTAGCAATTGTAGCTTGGAAGGAGATAAAGTGTGTGTACATTGCACAGGGAGTGCCAGAAGCTCTCTCAGCTCCAACTCAGGCCCTTTTGTTGCCCAGAGATCCGCAGGgctggtgctgagctgcaggaggaagctGTGCAATCCCTGTGCAGGGATCTGCTGCAGCCCGAGGCGAGGAGCACCCCAAGCACCCTCGTGTTGAACACATTGTCCTGGGAACGCACCGAGGTGATCTCCAGGCCTGGGCCAGATGGAACAGAGACTTTGGGTATGCTTGACCTGGGAGTAGTTCTTCTATCAGAGTTCCTTACAGGGGCAGAGATAGCTAACAGGGAAATACTCTgcctctccctgtcctggggagggTTTTATGGACTGTTCAATTTATTCTTTGGATAACTTGGGAGGGGATAAAGTCCCCTGAAGCATGCATGAGGACAAGGAGGGTATGGAAGAAGGCGGTAGATCTGACAtgagagcagcagggcagcagttGTGTGACTTAGGATTCAGTCTGGGGCGAGTGTTGGAGCAGAACCTCTTTGCTTTCAGCTCTGGTGACAGTCCCCAGCATGGGCTATGCTCTAGTGCAGGAGCCATTTGTGCCTCCTCAGCCTGTGGCAGTGAGGAAACAGGTAAGCACAAGGCAGATTTCCTCAGGTCTGTGTTCCTGGCATCAGAGGTTGTTTGAGGAGAAATCTAAGGAATccacattaaattaaatttgcaATGGAGGCACTCAGCTCCTGCAGGTGTGGGTCTGTGACACCTGTTTCTGGCCTGTTCCCAAGGAGGATGGCTCCATCACCATGGAGAATGGGGTGATTGCTGTCTGCCTGGACACAATGGGGCACCTGACCTCACTTCAGCTGCTGGACTCCGGGAGGTTTGTGtcacccagctcctggccctgagCTCCTCAAACCTCACCCAGGACTTCTCACTGTGCACCTTTCTCCACTGCCAGTCCCTCTGATGCTGCTGTGCTCCTGTTCCACTTTCTTTCAGAGAGTCAGTCCCAGATGGCTGCTATGCCAACCAGTTTGCACTCTTTGATGATGTTCCCCTCTACTGGGATGCCTGGGATGTGATGGATTATCACTTGGAAACCAGGTAGAGGAGCAGTGCTTTGGATTCTTGCCTCCCTGTCAGTCCTAGCTGTAAGAGAGCATTCACTCTGGAGAAGTGAATGCCTGGTGTGTGGGTGGCTGCACTGGGATTTGGGAACCTGGATCTACCAGGCTGAGGCTATCTCTGCCTTCATTCCATTCTCTAGGAAGCCAGTGACAATGCTGCTGAAGCCTCTGGAAATCACTCTGG of the Poecile atricapillus isolate bPoeAtr1 chromosome 11, bPoeAtr1.hap1, whole genome shotgun sequence genome contains:
- the MAN2C1 gene encoding alpha-mannosidase 2C1 isoform X1, translating into MAAIKHRRTALERVEKFLSDTYFTDCNLRGRLFGDRCPPASLSYFQTPRRIPYEEAAVQEFRPTQVGESFGPTWETCWFKVELSIPLAWAGQEVHFVWESDGEGMVWRDAQPVQGLTKEGEKTSYILTRSLKESEPHSLTLYVELACNGLFGAGKGSMIAPPDPDRRVTLSKAELVVFNRDVYELLVDLEILLDMAQLLGEENQRSFQALYTANQMVNVCDVTDRSTLPAARDLAAAIFSQRNGESQHTIHAMGHCHIDSAWLWPYEETIRKCARSWVTVVHLMEHNPELTFACSQAQQFEWVRSCYPGLYARIQDFVAKGQFIPVGGTWVEMDGNLPSGESMVRQFLQGQRFFQEQFGRICSEFWLPDTFGYSAQLPQLMRGCGIQRFLTQKLSWNLVNSFPHHTFFWEGIDGSQVLTHFPPGDSYGMHGRVEEMLKTVKNNKDKGRVNHSAFLFGFGDGGGGPTQKMLDRMKRMRNTDGLPRVQISTPNQLFSVLEKESSQLCTWVGELFLELHNGTYTTQAQIKKGNRECERILHDVEVLSTLAVAQDRAFQYPASQLQRLWRLLLLNQFHDVLPGSCIQLVVEDALQYYTEIRRAGAELQEEAVQSLCRDLLQPEARSTPSTLVLNTLSWERTEVISRPGPDGTETLALVTVPSMGYALVQEPFVPPQPVAVRKQEDGSITMENGVIAVCLDTMGHLTSLQLLDSGRESVPDGCYANQFALFDDVPLYWDAWDVMDYHLETRKPVTMLLKPLEITLAGGLRGSVSFSLQVGKSSTLSQEIILDAACPYLRFLTQVEWKEAHKFLKVEFPVQVRSTNATYEIQFGHLQRPTHWNTSWDWARFEVWAHKWLDLSEHGFGVALLNDCKYGASAHRNVLSLSLLRAPKSPDSTADIGHHQFTYAVMPHQGSFQEAGVIQQAYNLNFPLHMVPASCAQCSPWSAFSVSSPAVVLETVKQAEDRPEALVVRLYEAHGSTVTAWLQTSLPVKEAMLCDLLERPLAQGHLPLEQRGLRLSFTPFLVLSILLVCSH
- the MAN2C1 gene encoding alpha-mannosidase 2C1 isoform X2; translation: MAAIKHRRTALERVEKFLSDTYFTDCNLRGRLFGDRCPPASLSYFQTPRRIPYEEAAVQEFRPTQVGESFGPTWETCWFKVELSIPLAWAGQEVHFVWESDGEGMVWRDAQPVQGLTKEGEKTSYILTRSLKESEPHSLTLYVELACNGLFGAGKGSMIAPPDPDRRVTLSKAELVVFNRDVYELLVDLEILLDMAQLSGFDDLCGSLPTQDILEQEKTELSEATGVFSSTFCSKAGCVNHGPLEWAYVEPGFGRHLLGEENQRSFQALYTANQMVNVCDVTDRSTLPAARDLAAAIFSQRNGESQHTIHAMGHCHIDSAWLWPYEETIRKCARSWVTVVHLMEHNPELTFACSQAQQFEWVRSCYPGLYARIQDFVAKGQFIPVGGTWVEMDGNLPSGESMVRQFLQGQRFFQEQFGRICSEFWLPDTFGYSAQLPQLMRGCGIQRFLTQKLSWNLVNSFPHHTFFWEGIDGSQVLTHFPPGDSYGMHGRVEEMLKTVKNNKDKGRVNHSAFLFGFGDGGGGPTQKMLDRMKRMRNTDGLPRVQISTPNQLFSVLEKESSQLCTWVGELFLELHNGTYTTQAQIKKGNRECERILHDVEVLSTLAVAQDRAFQYPASQLQRLWRLLLLNQFHDVLPGSCIQLVVEDALQYYTEIRRAGAELQEEAVQSLCRDLLQPEARSTPSTLVLNTLSWERTEVISRPGPDGTETLALVTVPSMGYALVQEPFVPPQPVAVRKQEDGSITMENGVIAVCLDTMGHLTSLQLLDSGRESVPDGCYANQFALFDDVPLYWDAWDVMDYHLETRKPVTMLLKPLEITLAGGLRGSVSFSLQVGKSSTLSQEIILDAACPYLRFLTQVEWKEAHKFLKVEFPVQVRSTNATYEIQFGHLQRPTHWNTSWDWARFEVWAHKWLDLSEHGFGVALLNDCKYGASAHRNVLSLSLLRAPKSPDSTADIGHHQFTYAVMPHQGSFQEAGVIQQAYNLNFPLHMVPASCAQCSPWSAFSVSSPAVVLETVKQAEDRPEALVVRLYEAHGSTVTAWLQTSLPVKEAMLCDLLERPLAQGHLPLEQRGLRLSFTPFLVLSILLVCSH